Proteins from one Acidobacteriota bacterium genomic window:
- a CDS encoding SMP-30/gluconolactonase/LRE family protein: MYHCTRRTVYVVLLIAAICGAILVNPVGNTTASHPQSPRQKPTASVSLPGQPESTNQSQGSIWPSVEKQLINARAPKGSALEALIRANQDFSLLTPDEATDTIRVPAWLRVFWRKARPDYVRKPNDPTKGYPFVLKEIYEWMVTHPDLQPGTPEPPVAPSDEVRVPVIGTDKRVSGSQSVPQSESDIRINYWDPSKIISASNNIGGSGMQSQYYSTNSGSTWGRTNLSLFSGDSFHSDPTVDWTSDGRAWSTTLGISGGTLRGRSYVSTNNGVTWTQDGTFSGTQTNVDKQMVWVDHSSSSSFKDNIYAIWHNGAPVYMSRRLSSWSSPIQVSGSETTGTGIGSDVKTNAFGDVFGFWPDTGSRGIYLVKSTNGGSSYGSPIQIATTFDSFDIGVPSFNNRRVLIYVTAGAYRTAVKNNVYAIWADLDASGSEPGSNASSPRKTRIWFSRSTNGGTSWSAKAMINNQAGLNDQHNPWMVVDETSGALGVIYYDTVGDSTRRTVNVWYQASYDDGVTWEVPVKVTTAVTDETISGADSGNQFGDYNGLSGFAGKFFPSWTDRRSGGREEIWTAEITDNAVPSPSVIAAGSSITNGNCGSPATTAIDPGETVTVSFSLQNVGSANTGANTTATLRSTGGVTLPSAAQNYGQLTSGGGAVSRSFTFTANGNCGDTITATFDVTDGTYTTTVTYQFVLGGGALNTIFSQNFDGVTAPALPSGWTTSVLSGSVGSWASTTTNPDTAANTTFTNGITTVASNALISPSIALPAGSTGVTLSFRHAWNFESPWDGGVLEISTNAGSTWTDAVTLGATFDQGGYTGALNSSGNPLSTRQAWTGAQTGYVTTTATLPASLNGQSIQLRWRGGWDASVANTNPNWRVDTVSIATPACSSCSGGCPTISGTVSGTTTICSGNSTNVSVTVSGGTSPYTVTISNGGGTQNGSGPTFNFSVSPTTSTTYLVSGTDANNCTISGIGNAVVTVNQPPAGANAGLDQTICTGGAAALNASQTSGTGVWSVFNGPNTSTSQFSNTTVSNAVFTPTTTGTYTLRWTVTNSPCVGSVTDDVVVTVNAGPPTAEAGSNQTLCFPTTTTLGANSPSPGTGAWTVLVGPNTSLSQFSNPTSPTSTFTPTASGQYTLQWTISQSPCVPTSDVIALNYVAPPSTANAGPDRQTCAGVPVGLSATNPTSGSGMWSVVSGPSTSSSQFSIVTGFNATFTPAGGAGTYLLQWTVSNSPCSTSSDQMIVDVVASCASGSATLYVADTTNNRVQKFNGTTWTVIGTGVSGTGNGQFLTPEAVTASLDGVRIYVADTGNNRIQWSTNSGATWFNFATSGTGLNQVSGPRGLALDSAGNLYVADGGNNRVLRFNDGTPGTGVLLAASGTTSGRVRTPNGLAVDSNFNLFIADTLNNRILKVTNANTRTNANTGTVLAGLSSGLTGVRAPQGLAVDSANNLYVADTGNNRVIRFAGGTSGTATALCLSGTTLGKVRAPEGVTISVFTAGSLTGGEFLVVSDTTNNRIQGKLLSGTTWTLVGTPNGLGSGIGQFRAPSKIR, translated from the coding sequence ATGTATCATTGTACCCGACGCACGGTCTATGTCGTGCTGCTCATTGCCGCCATTTGTGGAGCAATCCTGGTAAATCCAGTTGGGAATACCACCGCTTCGCACCCACAATCCCCAAGACAAAAACCCACGGCTTCGGTTTCGCTTCCAGGTCAACCAGAATCAACCAACCAATCGCAGGGTTCTATCTGGCCATCAGTGGAGAAACAGTTGATCAATGCCCGGGCACCAAAAGGAAGTGCCCTCGAAGCTCTCATTCGAGCCAACCAGGATTTTTCTCTTCTAACTCCTGATGAAGCGACCGACACCATTCGTGTACCAGCCTGGTTACGCGTGTTTTGGCGCAAAGCCCGGCCAGATTATGTTCGGAAGCCAAATGACCCAACGAAAGGGTATCCCTTTGTTCTGAAGGAAATTTACGAGTGGATGGTAACCCATCCTGATCTGCAACCTGGCACGCCAGAGCCGCCGGTCGCTCCGTCGGATGAAGTTCGAGTTCCAGTCATTGGGACAGACAAACGAGTTTCTGGGTCTCAATCGGTTCCTCAGAGTGAATCCGATATCCGAATTAACTACTGGGATCCATCCAAAATTATTTCTGCCTCAAATAATATCGGCGGAAGCGGGATGCAAAGCCAGTATTACTCAACCAATAGCGGGTCAACCTGGGGACGAACCAACCTCAGCCTGTTTTCAGGCGATTCGTTCCATTCTGACCCAACTGTGGATTGGACATCGGATGGTCGTGCCTGGTCAACCACGCTCGGAATTTCCGGGGGCACGCTCCGAGGTCGAAGTTACGTTTCGACCAACAACGGAGTGACCTGGACTCAAGATGGAACCTTTAGCGGAACCCAAACCAATGTGGATAAGCAAATGGTGTGGGTTGACCACAGCAGCAGTTCTTCCTTTAAAGACAATATTTATGCCATCTGGCACAACGGGGCGCCGGTGTATATGAGCCGCCGCCTCAGCAGTTGGAGCAGCCCAATTCAGGTTAGCGGGAGTGAAACAACCGGCACTGGCATTGGGTCAGATGTCAAAACCAATGCGTTTGGCGACGTTTTTGGCTTCTGGCCAGATACGGGCAGTCGAGGTATTTACCTGGTGAAATCCACCAATGGTGGAAGTTCCTATGGTTCCCCGATTCAAATTGCAACCACCTTTGACAGCTTTGATATTGGGGTTCCGTCATTTAACAACCGGCGGGTGTTGATTTATGTCACGGCTGGCGCCTATCGGACGGCGGTCAAAAACAATGTGTATGCGATTTGGGCCGACCTGGATGCCTCAGGATCCGAACCTGGCTCAAATGCGTCATCACCACGCAAAACTCGAATCTGGTTTTCACGGTCAACCAATGGTGGGACGAGCTGGTCAGCCAAAGCCATGATCAACAATCAGGCCGGGTTGAATGACCAGCACAACCCCTGGATGGTGGTTGACGAAACCAGCGGCGCGCTTGGGGTGATTTATTATGACACGGTCGGAGACTCTACCCGGAGAACCGTTAACGTCTGGTATCAGGCTTCTTATGACGATGGCGTCACCTGGGAAGTCCCGGTCAAAGTTACAACCGCTGTCACCGATGAGACAATCAGTGGGGCTGATTCCGGCAATCAGTTTGGCGATTACAATGGACTCTCAGGGTTTGCCGGAAAGTTCTTTCCAAGCTGGACGGATCGCCGAAGCGGCGGACGCGAAGAAATCTGGACCGCTGAAATTACTGATAATGCGGTTCCTTCACCATCCGTCATTGCGGCTGGCTCTAGCATCACGAACGGGAATTGTGGAAGCCCAGCCACAACCGCAATTGACCCAGGTGAAACCGTGACAGTTTCCTTTTCCTTGCAAAACGTGGGGAGTGCCAATACCGGCGCGAATACCACAGCGACATTGCGTTCCACTGGCGGGGTCACCCTGCCGAGCGCCGCCCAAAACTATGGGCAATTGACCAGTGGCGGCGGCGCTGTTAGTCGGTCATTTACCTTCACAGCGAATGGAAACTGTGGAGACACCATCACCGCAACCTTTGATGTCACTGACGGAACCTATACCACAACCGTCACTTATCAATTTGTGCTTGGTGGCGGTGCACTCAATACCATCTTCAGTCAGAATTTTGATGGTGTGACAGCGCCGGCGCTGCCATCAGGTTGGACCACATCCGTTCTCTCTGGATCGGTTGGAAGCTGGGCGAGCACGACGACCAACCCGGATACAGCGGCAAACACCACCTTTACCAACGGCATTACCACTGTTGCGTCCAATGCGCTGATTTCACCATCCATTGCGCTTCCGGCTGGCAGCACAGGGGTCACGCTGAGCTTCCGTCACGCCTGGAACTTTGAAAGCCCCTGGGACGGCGGGGTGCTTGAAATTAGCACGAATGCCGGCTCAACCTGGACGGATGCTGTCACCCTTGGAGCAACATTTGATCAAGGTGGCTATACTGGGGCCTTAAACTCATCAGGCAACCCACTGTCAACCCGGCAAGCCTGGACCGGAGCACAGACCGGTTATGTCACCACAACCGCAACATTGCCAGCCAGTCTGAATGGTCAATCCATCCAACTGCGGTGGCGGGGTGGTTGGGATGCATCAGTAGCCAACACCAACCCGAACTGGCGTGTGGATACGGTTTCGATTGCCACACCAGCCTGCTCGTCGTGCTCTGGCGGTTGCCCAACGATAAGTGGCACAGTAAGCGGAACAACGACGATTTGTTCCGGCAACAGCACCAACGTTTCGGTCACAGTGAGTGGTGGAACCAGTCCATACACGGTGACGATCAGCAACGGTGGTGGTACGCAAAACGGCTCCGGGCCAACATTTAATTTTTCTGTATCACCCACAACATCAACGACATACCTGGTATCTGGGACTGATGCCAACAATTGTACAATTTCAGGTATTGGTAATGCTGTGGTGACCGTCAACCAACCACCAGCAGGTGCAAATGCTGGGCTTGATCAGACTATTTGCACTGGGGGGGCTGCCGCGCTTAATGCTTCGCAAACGTCAGGTACAGGTGTTTGGTCAGTCTTTAATGGCCCCAACACATCAACATCACAGTTTAGTAATACAACTGTGTCAAATGCTGTTTTTACTCCAACAACAACTGGAACGTATACCTTGCGGTGGACAGTTACTAATTCACCATGTGTTGGGTCAGTAACGGATGATGTTGTAGTCACAGTTAATGCTGGGCCACCAACGGCTGAAGCTGGATCCAATCAGACTTTATGTTTCCCAACAACCACCACTTTAGGCGCCAATTCCCCATCACCAGGTACGGGAGCCTGGACAGTCCTTGTTGGACCAAACACTTCACTTTCACAGTTTAGCAACCCGACATCACCAACCTCAACGTTCACGCCAACCGCTTCTGGTCAATATACATTGCAATGGACAATTTCACAGTCCCCATGTGTACCAACTAGCGATGTTATTGCCCTAAACTATGTTGCGCCCCCGAGTACGGCGAATGCCGGTCCAGATCGGCAAACATGTGCAGGGGTTCCAGTAGGGCTATCTGCAACCAATCCAACAAGTGGTAGTGGAATGTGGTCAGTTGTGTCAGGTCCTTCAACCTCAAGTAGTCAGTTCAGCATTGTGACTGGATTTAATGCTACCTTTACACCGGCTGGGGGGGCTGGAACCTATCTATTACAATGGACTGTCTCAAATTCACCCTGTAGCACAAGTTCAGACCAAATGATTGTTGACGTGGTAGCATCCTGCGCCAGCGGTTCAGCCACCCTGTATGTGGCCGACACGACCAACAACCGGGTTCAGAAGTTCAACGGAACGACCTGGACGGTGATCGGAACCGGGGTTTCCGGAACAGGAAATGGTCAATTCCTAACGCCGGAAGCGGTCACCGCAAGCCTTGACGGTGTGCGGATTTATGTGGCCGACACGGGCAACAACCGCATTCAATGGTCAACCAACAGTGGTGCCACCTGGTTCAACTTCGCCACCAGTGGCACCGGATTGAATCAGGTGAGCGGACCACGGGGTCTGGCGCTGGATTCAGCCGGCAACCTGTATGTGGCCGATGGTGGCAACAACCGGGTACTGCGCTTCAACGACGGTACACCAGGAACGGGTGTGTTGCTGGCAGCCAGTGGAACGACCTCCGGTCGGGTGCGAACCCCGAACGGATTGGCAGTTGACAGCAACTTCAATCTGTTTATCGCCGACACCCTCAACAACCGCATTCTGAAAGTTACCAACGCCAATACCAGAACCAACGCCAACACGGGCACGGTCCTGGCTGGTTTGAGTTCAGGGTTGACAGGTGTCCGGGCACCACAGGGACTGGCGGTTGATTCAGCCAACAACCTGTATGTCGCCGATACTGGCAACAACCGCGTCATCCGATTTGCTGGAGGTACTTCTGGCACGGCTACGGCATTGTGCTTAAGCGGCACAACGCTGGGCAAAGTGCGAGCACCGGAAGGCGTCACCATCAGCGTGTTCACGGCTGGGTCACTGACCGGCGGCGAATTCCTGGTGGTCAGCGACACGACCAACAACCGAATTCAAGGCAAACTGTTGAGTGGCACGACCTGGACACTGGTCGGCACACCCAATGGCCTGGGAAGCGGCATTGGTCAATTTCGTGCCCCAAGCAAAATCCGATAA
- a CDS encoding DedA family protein, which produces MEFLYSLIDLILHLNKHLDELVSQYGFWTYGILFLIIFLETGLVVTPFLPGDSLLFAVGALAASSQVLDVNFLFVLLSVGAILGDTVNYGIGHQIGPKVFRQEHSRLFNKAHLERTHRFYEKYGGKTIIIARFIPIIRTFAPFVAGIGSMTYARFLVYNIVGGLLWIGLLLYAGYFFGNVPFVKKNFSLVIIAIIILSVLPAVFELWMQRHGSKHQAE; this is translated from the coding sequence ATGGAATTCCTCTATTCGTTGATTGATCTGATTTTACACTTAAACAAGCACCTGGACGAACTGGTAAGCCAGTATGGATTTTGGACCTATGGCATTTTGTTTTTGATTATTTTTCTGGAAACGGGCCTGGTGGTCACGCCATTTTTGCCTGGCGATTCGCTTTTATTTGCAGTTGGGGCACTGGCTGCCTCCAGCCAGGTGCTGGATGTGAATTTTCTGTTTGTACTGCTCAGTGTCGGCGCAATTTTGGGCGATACCGTGAACTATGGGATCGGTCACCAGATTGGCCCCAAGGTTTTTCGCCAGGAGCACTCACGATTGTTCAACAAAGCTCACCTTGAACGAACCCACCGGTTTTATGAAAAATATGGAGGCAAGACAATTATTATAGCGCGCTTTATCCCGATTATTCGCACCTTTGCCCCGTTTGTCGCGGGGATTGGCAGCATGACCTATGCACGATTTCTGGTGTACAACATCGTCGGCGGTCTGTTGTGGATTGGCCTGTTGCTCTATGCCGGTTATTTCTTTGGCAATGTTCCCTTTGTGAAGAAAAACTTCTCGCTGGTCATCATTGCGATTATTATTCTTTCAGTGCTACCCGCCGTCTTTGAACTCTGGATGCAACGCCATGGGAGCAAACACCAGGCAGAATAG
- a CDS encoding bifunctional oligoribonuclease/PAP phosphatase NrnA: MPKEKVQLIEINGNESSLPDRERPVKDAREGRLMPEKMSSGKELMELLSQHRGERHIVAIQNFPDPDAIASALAHQMLSAEFGITVDIVYDGFISHQENLALVQLLHIELLDYDENLDLGQYQASVFVDNQGTTTGLTGKLKEAGVKPLVIVDHHERQGIIEAPFTDLRKVGATATIYTEYLKDSPIAFEKSNPQHVRLATALMHAVRSETNGMIRAWDADFLAAGYLSNFVDQSLLSAILNVKRSKRVIDVIKAALESRIVRDNYSIAGVGYVRYEDRDAIPQAADFLLTEENIHTAVVYGIITKEGEREVIIGSLRTTKVTLNPDTFLKSALGKDNQGNFYGGGKYEAGGFEIPIGFLSGTYDEEFMRAKWKIYDSMVKRKLFEKIGVENVQPNTHRSSVQERQNEE; encoded by the coding sequence ATGCCAAAGGAAAAGGTCCAACTGATTGAAATCAATGGAAATGAATCTTCACTGCCAGATCGTGAGCGACCAGTCAAAGATGCCCGTGAGGGGCGACTCATGCCTGAAAAAATGTCTTCAGGGAAAGAATTGATGGAGCTGTTATCGCAACATCGAGGCGAGCGGCATATTGTGGCGATTCAAAATTTTCCCGACCCGGATGCCATTGCCTCCGCCCTGGCTCATCAGATGCTTTCGGCTGAATTTGGAATCACCGTTGATATTGTCTATGACGGATTTATCAGTCATCAGGAAAACCTGGCGCTGGTGCAGTTGCTGCATATTGAATTGCTGGATTATGACGAAAACCTGGATCTGGGACAGTACCAGGCCAGCGTTTTTGTTGATAACCAGGGCACCACCACTGGCCTGACTGGAAAACTCAAGGAAGCCGGGGTGAAACCGCTCGTCATTGTGGATCACCACGAGCGCCAGGGAATTATCGAAGCCCCCTTTACCGATTTACGCAAAGTCGGCGCCACGGCCACGATTTACACTGAATATCTCAAGGACTCACCCATCGCGTTTGAAAAATCAAATCCGCAGCACGTTCGTCTGGCCACAGCGCTGATGCACGCGGTTCGAAGCGAAACCAATGGGATGATCCGTGCCTGGGACGCTGATTTTCTGGCTGCTGGCTACCTTTCCAATTTTGTTGATCAATCCCTGTTGAGTGCCATCTTGAACGTGAAGCGATCCAAACGTGTGATTGATGTCATTAAAGCCGCGCTCGAAAGCCGAATTGTGCGTGATAATTACAGCATTGCCGGGGTTGGGTATGTACGCTATGAAGACCGTGACGCCATCCCGCAAGCCGCTGATTTTCTCCTGACAGAAGAAAATATCCACACCGCCGTGGTGTATGGAATTATCACCAAGGAAGGTGAACGCGAGGTCATCATTGGCAGTTTGCGCACCACCAAAGTGACCTTGAATCCAGACACATTTCTGAAATCAGCTTTGGGAAAAGATAATCAGGGAAATTTTTATGGGGGTGGAAAATACGAAGCCGGCGGATTTGAAATCCCAATTGGTTTTCTGTCGGGAACCTATGACGAAGAGTTTATGCGTGCCAAGTGGAAAATTTATGACTCAATGGTCAAGCGCAAACTCTTTGAAAAGATTGGGGTTGAAAACGTCCAACCGAATACCCACCGCAGTTCAGTCCAGGAAAGGCAGAATGAAGAATGA
- a CDS encoding TlpA family protein disulfide reductase — protein sequence MTFSKRTQHNRLNSLTSFLLVIVIGLGFSLTTLASDFSQGNQQPVEFSLQTLDGQTVNSNDVQGKITVILFGCKGLPLMRESLAQIQRVADKHPKINVYVVLTNSNRPKDGTFVSDAELQTAIGASNLRVPVLRDPNGDLLFKKLGLRVLPSLIILNRQGELAAAAREGFDPTVNLASQLTLEIERAQQ from the coding sequence ATGACTTTTTCAAAGCGCACTCAACACAACCGGCTGAATTCTCTGACCAGCTTTTTGCTTGTCATCGTGATTGGCCTGGGATTTTCCCTGACCACGCTGGCCAGCGACTTTTCACAAGGCAATCAGCAACCAGTTGAATTTTCGCTTCAAACCCTTGATGGGCAAACGGTAAACAGCAATGACGTGCAAGGAAAAATCACGGTCATCCTGTTTGGATGCAAAGGGTTACCATTGATGCGGGAATCACTCGCCCAGATTCAGCGCGTGGCGGACAAACATCCGAAAATCAACGTCTATGTGGTGTTAACCAACAGCAATCGCCCTAAAGATGGAACATTTGTTTCGGATGCCGAACTTCAAACCGCCATTGGAGCCAGTAATTTGCGGGTTCCAGTTTTGCGAGATCCCAACGGAGACCTGCTCTTTAAAAAGCTGGGCTTACGGGTGCTGCCCAGCCTGATCATTTTAAACCGGCAAGGCGAGCTGGCCGCGGCAGCTCGTGAAGGATTTGACCCAACTGTGAATCTGGCGTCGCAACTCACTCTTGAAATCGAACGAGCCCAGCAGTGA
- a CDS encoding class II fumarate hydratase yields MAEQDYRIEKDSMGEMRVPATALYGAQTQRAVENFPISGLRFPRAFIRALGMIKGAAAEVNLGLGLMEADMTEAIRSASQEVTDGQHDEHFPLDIFQTGSGTSTNMNTNEVIATLATQRLGRKVHPNDHINMGQSSNDTIPTAIHVSAYLEVAEALLPSLRHLKQTLDEKAAQVDHVVTTGRTHLMDAMPIRLSQELSGWSTQIAYGIERVEAALPRLAKLAQGGTAVGTGINAHPEFGARFAAKLSEMTGLPFVTSPNYFESLSSQDAACELSGQLKTVAASLTKIANDLRWMNSGPQAGLAEIALPALQPGSSIMPGKVNPVIPEAVAMVCAQVIGNDVTITMGAQSGNFQLNVMLPVIAYNLLQSVTLLANVSRLLADRAIAGFTVNESHIGDLVDRNPIMVTALNPVIGYELGAKIAKQSYAQNRKVKEVAAEMTDLTPEHLDRLLDPRQLTEGGINE; encoded by the coding sequence GTGGCCGAACAGGATTATCGCATTGAAAAAGACAGCATGGGTGAGATGCGCGTTCCGGCAACTGCCCTTTATGGCGCTCAAACCCAACGGGCAGTTGAGAACTTTCCAATTAGCGGACTCCGCTTTCCACGTGCCTTTATCCGCGCTCTGGGAATGATCAAAGGCGCCGCTGCGGAGGTCAATCTGGGCCTGGGGCTGATGGAAGCCGATATGACCGAAGCTATTCGGAGCGCTTCTCAGGAAGTCACCGACGGTCAACACGACGAACATTTTCCGCTCGACATTTTTCAGACCGGCTCTGGAACCAGCACCAACATGAACACCAACGAAGTGATCGCCACGCTCGCCACCCAGCGACTTGGACGCAAAGTCCACCCCAACGATCACATCAATATGGGCCAGAGCAGCAACGACACGATTCCAACCGCCATTCACGTCAGTGCCTATCTGGAAGTGGCTGAAGCACTTCTTCCATCACTTCGTCACCTCAAGCAAACACTCGATGAAAAAGCCGCCCAGGTTGATCACGTGGTCACAACTGGCCGCACCCATCTGATGGATGCCATGCCGATCCGGCTCAGCCAGGAACTTTCCGGCTGGAGCACCCAGATCGCCTATGGCATCGAGCGGGTTGAAGCTGCCCTTCCCCGACTGGCGAAACTTGCTCAAGGTGGAACCGCCGTCGGAACCGGCATCAATGCCCATCCGGAATTTGGGGCTCGATTTGCCGCCAAACTTTCTGAAATGACTGGGTTGCCGTTTGTTACCAGTCCAAACTATTTTGAATCGCTCAGCAGCCAGGATGCCGCCTGCGAACTCAGCGGCCAGCTCAAAACCGTCGCGGCCAGCCTCACCAAAATTGCCAACGATTTGCGCTGGATGAATAGTGGTCCACAAGCTGGACTGGCCGAAATTGCCCTGCCGGCGCTCCAACCCGGCAGCAGCATTATGCCTGGCAAGGTCAACCCCGTGATTCCCGAAGCCGTCGCCATGGTCTGTGCCCAGGTGATTGGCAATGATGTCACCATCACAATGGGGGCTCAGTCAGGAAACTTCCAGTTGAATGTCATGTTGCCGGTGATTGCTTATAACCTGTTGCAAAGCGTGACATTACTTGCCAACGTCAGCCGACTGCTGGCTGACCGGGCCATTGCTGGATTCACTGTCAATGAAAGCCATATCGGAGACCTGGTTGATCGCAACCCGATTATGGTAACCGCACTGAACCCGGTTATCGGCTATGAACTTGGCGCCAAAATCGCCAAACAATCCTATGCCCAAAACCGCAAGGTCAAAGAAGTCGCCGCCGAAATGACCGACCTGACCCCAGAACACCTCGACCGGTTGCTTGATCCACGACAACTGACTGAAGGCGGTATCAATGAGTAA
- a CDS encoding protein kinase, translating to MNTCPQCGSTFSDDKKFCNRDGQRLVALVPTLAAPAPAPVSLNKQEAATLVDSPQAADPMIGKVLAGRYRILSLIGKGGMGAVYRGEHLKLGRPSAIKVILPASAQDETTLTRFQREAETSSKINHPNAVSIFDYGETEDGMVFLAMELIEGQQLKSILKREAPFSLERTLHIARQVGQALGAAHALNVVHRDLKPENIMLGPGDTVKVVDFGIAKSLLVDPKHQSVTRTGFIVGTPQYMSPEQVMGESLDPRSDVYSLGLVIYEMLTGALPFEGESAQAQMVNRLANPPQPMSRVRPGLNIPAAVEAAVMRALHYEREYRYPRVTDFIATLEHSIHMETQNIGQRKTDPAGLEATRPVVSFQANMAGGQPGYVSPPPVAPPGSPSGGYSSSPNRTLPDTEQYPPPVLAQGIQAGMGGYQPPPQGHPGMGGYVPPGAGYGQLPQPGPEYSTPPHSIPPYAPGGAAMTQRKKSSKTLIWVSVGVLVIVLTIGGGGIAIYQYNEYVKEQKRIAVEKERLRVEAETARKIKDSIDQSRKLREQGKFEDALKEMDAVLKLKSDSSAALIEKAESLFAQSKRVECKEIVDRVIKQDPDFAPAHQFLGLFYFQDGKKDKALEEQKKTLQLDPDPEYASLAHDMLAFLYWEQYLNDKTTNVGKLQDAETEALAAADVAPRPSLEISPRKTLIKVYYERRNNDQVRDQANKLITNSKAKNRDQAYGHNYLGLLHFNAGNYSQAANEFSTAATLDPEEKLYRDNLETARNKEAETFFPGWNNSGSGY from the coding sequence ATGAATACCTGTCCACAATGCGGTTCGACATTTTCCGATGACAAGAAATTCTGTAATCGTGACGGTCAACGGCTGGTCGCGCTTGTCCCAACACTGGCGGCACCTGCCCCGGCGCCGGTTTCACTTAATAAACAAGAGGCGGCAACCCTGGTTGACTCACCCCAAGCAGCGGATCCAATGATTGGAAAGGTTTTAGCCGGGCGCTACCGGATTTTGTCGCTGATTGGGAAGGGGGGAATGGGAGCGGTCTATCGTGGCGAACACCTCAAACTAGGGCGCCCCAGTGCGATCAAGGTGATTTTGCCTGCCTCCGCTCAGGATGAAACAACGCTGACCCGCTTTCAACGCGAAGCGGAAACCTCCAGCAAGATCAATCACCCAAACGCCGTCAGTATTTTTGATTATGGGGAAACTGAAGACGGAATGGTCTTTCTGGCCATGGAACTGATTGAAGGCCAGCAGTTAAAGAGTATTCTGAAGCGTGAAGCCCCATTTTCTCTGGAACGAACGTTGCACATCGCGCGCCAGGTTGGTCAGGCACTGGGTGCCGCCCATGCCCTGAATGTAGTCCATCGGGATCTCAAGCCGGAAAACATCATGCTTGGCCCAGGTGATACGGTCAAAGTGGTGGATTTTGGAATTGCCAAGTCATTGCTGGTTGATCCGAAACATCAGTCGGTCACGCGCACCGGGTTTATTGTTGGAACGCCGCAGTACATGTCGCCAGAACAGGTGATGGGCGAGTCGCTTGATCCGCGTTCGGATGTCTACAGCCTGGGCCTGGTCATTTATGAAATGTTGACCGGTGCCTTGCCCTTTGAAGGTGAATCAGCCCAGGCGCAAATGGTGAATCGCCTGGCAAATCCTCCGCAACCGATGAGCCGGGTCCGGCCTGGACTCAATATTCCGGCTGCGGTTGAAGCTGCGGTGATGCGGGCGCTTCATTACGAACGTGAGTACCGGTATCCACGGGTCACTGATTTTATTGCGACACTCGAACACTCCATTCACATGGAAACCCAAAACATCGGTCAGCGAAAAACTGACCCTGCCGGCCTTGAAGCCACCCGGCCAGTGGTTTCGTTTCAAGCCAATATGGCTGGTGGTCAACCTGGTTATGTTTCACCACCGCCAGTGGCCCCGCCCGGCAGTCCCAGTGGCGGGTACTCCTCTTCACCAAACAGAACGCTTCCGGATACTGAACAGTATCCTCCGCCAGTGTTGGCTCAGGGGATTCAGGCCGGCATGGGGGGATATCAGCCACCGCCTCAAGGGCATCCTGGTATGGGAGGCTACGTGCCGCCCGGCGCCGGGTATGGTCAGTTGCCCCAACCTGGACCTGAATATTCCACGCCACCTCATTCGATACCACCCTATGCACCTGGCGGTGCCGCAATGACCCAGCGGAAAAAGTCTTCAAAAACGCTGATTTGGGTTTCAGTTGGGGTGCTGGTGATCGTGTTGACGATTGGAGGCGGTGGGATTGCCATTTATCAATACAATGAATATGTCAAAGAGCAAAAACGCATTGCGGTGGAAAAAGAGCGGCTCCGCGTCGAAGCCGAAACCGCCCGTAAAATAAAAGATTCCATTGACCAGTCACGCAAGTTGCGCGAACAGGGCAAATTTGAAGATGCCTTAAAAGAAATGGATGCGGTGCTGAAATTAAAGAGTGATTCGTCAGCCGCACTGATTGAAAAAGCCGAATCATTATTTGCGCAAAGCAAACGAGTTGAATGCAAAGAAATCGTGGACCGGGTGATAAAACAAGACCCCGATTTTGCACCGGCCCATCAGTTTTTGGGGTTGTTTTACTTCCAGGATGGAAAAAAAGATAAAGCACTGGAAGAACAAAAGAAAACGCTGCAATTGGATCCTGACCCGGAATATGCCTCACTTGCCCATGACATGCTCGCCTTTTTGTATTGGGAGCAATATTTAAACGACAAAACCACCAATGTAGGGAAGTTACAGGATGCTGAGACGGAAGCTCTTGCTGCGGCTGATGTTGCCCCACGACCAAGCCTTGAAATCAGCCCACGCAAAACGTTGATCAAAGTGTATTATGAGCGCCGAAACAATGATCAGGTGCGTGACCAAGCCAATAAACTGATTACCAACTCCAAAGCAAAGAACCGTGACCAGGCATATGGTCATAATTACCTGGGGTTATTACACTTCAACGCGGGAAACTACTCACAGGCGGCCAATGAATTTTCAACCGCGGCCACGCTTGATCCAGAAGAAAAACTCTATCGAGACAATTTGGAAACCGCCCGCAACAAAGAAGCGGAAACGTTTTTCCCAGGGTGGAACAATTCCGGGAGTGGATATTGA